In Rouxiella sp. WC2420, the following proteins share a genomic window:
- the iclR gene encoding glyoxylate bypass operon transcriptional repressor IclR, whose translation MVTSSAPAGKRAKKVKSPSTSTSAATGQVQSLTRGLKLLEYIAEAQGSVALTDLAQQAGLPNSTTHRLLTTMQQQGFVRQVGDLGLWTIGSHAFVVGSSFLQSRNLLAMVHPMLRRLMEESGETVNLAVLDHGDYQAIIIDQVQCNALMRMSAPIGGKLPMHASGAGKAFLSTLPEDRLVKMLHKIGLHSYTPMTRTSPVNLKQELADTRKRGYAFDDEEHALGLRCVATCIYDEHNDAYAAISISGPVSRITDDRVTELGALVIHAAKEVTQAYGGGKH comes from the coding sequence ATGGTGACCTCTTCTGCTCCGGCAGGAAAACGCGCAAAAAAAGTTAAAAGCCCGTCGACCAGCACCAGTGCTGCCACTGGTCAGGTGCAATCCCTCACTAGAGGATTAAAACTGCTTGAATATATTGCGGAAGCTCAGGGAAGCGTGGCGCTAACTGACTTGGCGCAGCAGGCAGGATTGCCTAATTCAACGACACATCGGTTGCTGACAACCATGCAGCAACAGGGCTTTGTTCGTCAGGTCGGTGATTTGGGGTTGTGGACAATTGGCTCTCACGCCTTTGTGGTCGGCAGCAGTTTCCTGCAGAGCCGTAACTTATTGGCGATGGTGCATCCGATGCTGCGGCGATTAATGGAAGAATCGGGCGAAACGGTGAATCTGGCCGTGCTGGATCACGGTGACTATCAGGCGATCATCATCGATCAGGTGCAGTGTAACGCTCTTATGCGCATGTCGGCACCGATAGGCGGCAAGCTGCCAATGCATGCCTCAGGAGCAGGTAAAGCGTTTTTGTCGACTCTGCCGGAAGACCGCCTGGTAAAGATGCTGCATAAAATTGGTTTGCACAGCTATACCCCGATGACGCGTACCTCACCGGTCAATCTCAAGCAAGAATTGGCTGACACGCGTAAGCGCGGTTATGCCTTTGATGATGAAGAACATGCGTTGGGATTGCGCTGCGTGGCGACCTGTATTTATGACGAGCATAACGATGCCTATGCGGCAATTTCTATTTCGGGCCCAGTATCGCGGATAACCGATGACCGCGTAACCGAACTTGGGGCCTTAGTCATCCATGCAGCGAAAGAAGTTACGCAAGCTTACGGCGGAGGCAAACACTAA
- the aceK gene encoding bifunctional isocitrate dehydrogenase kinase/phosphatase: protein MKTELLIAQTILQGFDAQYGRFLEITSGAQQRFEQADWLSVQQAMKQRIHLYDHHVGLVVSQLKCITVPYFYDATFIARVKRCYSELLPDYPRGEIAESFFNSVYCRIFKHRELIEDRLFIFSEQHPDSGKCLSRPLARRINPRADLLNMLHKLLIELPLRLTWQDIHRDTLAISDVLAENFPEDSMDQIEFEIVTELFYRNKAAWIIGKIRLPGKIHPFLLPIHQDEHGKLFVDTCLTEHDDASIVFGFARSYFMVYAPHPGALVEWLREVLPSKTTAELYSAIGCQKHAKTECYREHLRYMASSSDPFIIAPGVKGMVMLVFTLPGSDRVFKVIKDRFAPPKQVTEQRVRECYQLVKEHDRVGRMADTQEFEHFVLPKDRICPELMAELQKEAGNKIQDLGDSIALSHLYIERRMTPLNLYLGQANSKQLHEVIEEYGNAIKQLAAANIFPGDMLFKNFGVTRHGRVVFYDYDEICYMTEINFRDLPKALYPEDELANGPWYSVADNDVFPEEFRYFLCSDKRLRPYFDALHGDLFCADYWRGLQQRIQAGHVEDVFAYRRKQRFIHRNMQRHSYSKALPMQLPITD from the coding sequence ATGAAAACCGAACTGCTGATTGCCCAAACTATCCTGCAAGGTTTCGATGCGCAGTATGGACGCTTTTTGGAAATCACTTCCGGCGCACAGCAGCGTTTTGAGCAGGCTGACTGGCTGTCCGTGCAGCAGGCGATGAAGCAGCGCATTCATCTTTATGACCATCACGTTGGACTGGTTGTGAGTCAGCTTAAATGCATTACTGTCCCCTATTTTTATGACGCGACATTTATCGCCCGCGTTAAGCGCTGTTACAGCGAATTGTTGCCGGATTATCCTCGCGGAGAAATAGCAGAAAGCTTTTTCAACTCGGTGTATTGCCGCATCTTCAAACATCGTGAGTTAATCGAGGACCGGCTGTTTATTTTCAGCGAACAGCATCCAGATAGTGGTAAATGCCTCTCCCGTCCTTTGGCTCGAAGAATTAATCCTCGTGCTGACCTTTTGAATATGCTGCATAAATTATTGATTGAGCTGCCACTGCGCCTGACGTGGCAGGACATTCATCGCGACACACTTGCCATATCCGATGTGCTGGCTGAAAACTTTCCCGAAGACTCAATGGATCAAATTGAGTTTGAAATCGTCACCGAGCTTTTTTATCGCAACAAAGCCGCATGGATAATCGGCAAGATTCGATTACCTGGCAAGATTCATCCTTTTTTGCTGCCTATTCATCAGGATGAGCACGGAAAACTGTTCGTGGATACTTGCCTGACCGAGCATGATGATGCCAGCATTGTTTTCGGCTTTGCTCGTTCATATTTTATGGTTTATGCCCCTCATCCCGGCGCGCTGGTTGAATGGCTGCGGGAAGTTCTACCTTCAAAAACAACCGCTGAGCTTTATAGTGCGATTGGTTGTCAAAAACATGCAAAAACAGAATGTTACCGTGAGCATCTGCGCTACATGGCTTCGAGCAGCGATCCCTTTATTATTGCTCCGGGCGTGAAAGGCATGGTGATGCTGGTATTTACCCTTCCCGGCAGCGATAGGGTATTTAAGGTTATCAAAGATCGTTTTGCACCGCCAAAACAGGTGACTGAACAGCGAGTACGTGAATGCTATCAGCTAGTTAAAGAGCACGACCGTGTAGGCCGTATGGCCGATACTCAAGAGTTTGAACATTTCGTTCTGCCCAAAGATCGTATCTGTCCTGAGCTGATGGCAGAGCTACAGAAAGAAGCTGGCAACAAAATCCAGGATCTTGGTGATAGCATTGCCCTGAGCCATCTCTATATTGAACGCCGCATGACCCCGCTAAACCTCTATCTCGGCCAGGCAAATTCAAAACAGCTACACGAAGTAATCGAAGAGTATGGTAATGCAATCAAGCAATTAGCGGCGGCAAATATTTTCCCCGGCGACATGCTGTTTAAAAATTTTGGCGTCACTCGCCACGGTCGCGTGGTGTTCTATGATTACGACGAAATTTGCTACATGACCGAAATAAACTTCCGTGATTTACCCAAGGCCCTTTATCCGGAAGATGAGTTGGCAAACGGCCCATGGTACAGCGTTGCCGACAACGACGTTTTTCCAGAAGAGTTTCGCTATTTTCTCTGTAGCGACAAACGCTTGCGGCCATACTTTGATGCTCTGCACGGTGATCTTTTTTGCGCTGATTACTGGCGCGGGCTGCAACAGCGTATTCAGGCCGGGCATGTCGAAGACGTGTTTGCCTACCGTCGCAAGCAACGATTTATCCATCGAAATATGCAGCGCCACTCGTACTCAAAGGCGCTGCCGATGCAGTTGCCTATTACCGATTAG
- the aceA gene encoding isocitrate lyase: MKITRSQQIQQLEESWSQPRWEGITRPYSAAEVISLRGSISPECTLAQLGAARLWDLLHGASRKGYVNCLGALTGGQALQQAKAGIEAIYLSGWQVAADANTASSMYPDQSLYPVNSVPEVVTRINNTFRRADQIQWANNIEPGHPSYTDYFLPIVADAEAGFGGVLNAFELMKAMVEAGAAAVHFEDQLAAVKKCGHMGGKVLVPTQEAVQKLISARLAADVLGVPTILVARTDADAADLITSDCDPYDSPYITGERTHEGFFRTDAGIEQAIARGLAYAPYADVVWCETSTPDLALAKRFAEAIHQRFPGKLLAYNCSPSFNWKKNLDDQTIATFQEQLAAMGYQYQFITLAGIHSMWFNMFDLAHAYAQGQGMKHYVDKVQQPEFDAVSRGYTFASHQQEVGTGYFDKVTTIIQGGRSSVTALTGSTEEQQFS, translated from the coding sequence ATGAAAATTACTCGTAGCCAACAGATACAGCAACTCGAAGAAAGTTGGTCGCAGCCACGCTGGGAAGGCATCACGCGACCTTATAGCGCGGCAGAAGTTATCAGCCTTCGCGGTTCTATTAGTCCTGAATGCACGCTTGCCCAGCTGGGAGCGGCCAGATTGTGGGATCTACTGCATGGCGCTTCCCGCAAGGGGTACGTCAATTGTTTGGGGGCGTTGACCGGTGGGCAGGCACTGCAACAGGCGAAAGCCGGGATTGAGGCGATTTATCTTTCCGGCTGGCAGGTAGCAGCTGATGCCAACACTGCATCGAGCATGTATCCCGACCAGTCACTTTACCCGGTGAATTCAGTGCCGGAAGTGGTAACACGTATTAATAACACTTTTCGCCGCGCTGACCAGATCCAGTGGGCAAACAATATAGAACCTGGCCATCCGAGTTACACCGACTATTTCCTGCCGATTGTTGCCGATGCAGAAGCCGGTTTTGGCGGCGTGCTTAATGCTTTCGAGCTGATGAAGGCGATGGTTGAAGCCGGTGCCGCGGCGGTGCATTTTGAAGATCAGCTGGCAGCAGTGAAAAAGTGCGGTCATATGGGCGGTAAGGTTCTGGTTCCGACGCAAGAAGCGGTGCAAAAACTGATTTCTGCACGTTTGGCTGCTGATGTGCTGGGCGTGCCGACCATTTTAGTGGCGCGAACTGATGCCGATGCGGCAGACTTGATCACCTCCGATTGCGATCCATACGACAGCCCTTACATTACCGGCGAGCGCACTCACGAAGGTTTCTTCCGTACCGATGCTGGTATCGAGCAGGCGATAGCGCGCGGCCTGGCTTACGCACCGTATGCTGATGTTGTCTGGTGTGAAACTTCCACCCCAGATCTGGCTCTGGCTAAACGATTTGCCGAGGCCATCCATCAGCGCTTCCCTGGAAAACTGCTGGCCTACAATTGTTCTCCATCGTTCAATTGGAAGAAAAATCTAGATGATCAGACCATTGCGACTTTCCAGGAGCAGTTGGCTGCAATGGGTTATCAGTATCAGTTCATCACCCTGGCGGGAATTCATAGCATGTGGTTCAACATGTTTGACCTTGCACACGCCTACGCGCAGGGTCAAGGCATGAAGCACTATGTCGACAAGGTGCAACAGCCAGAGTTTGACGCTGTTTCACGAGGCTATACTTTCGCCTCTCATCAGCAGGAAGTCGGTACCGGCTACTTCGACAAAGTCACCACCATTATCCAGGGTGGGCGTTCCTCGGTCACGGCGTTGACCGGCTCTACGGAAGAGCAGCAGTTTTCCTGA
- the aceB gene encoding malate synthase A, with protein MTQQITRSSLDFTLPSSQQTASVLTEQAVDFLSDLVSQFTHKRNQLLAERKVIQAGIDQGVLPDFISETNSIRDTNWQIQNIPDDLRDRRVEITGPVERKMVINALNANVKVFMADFEDSLAPDWKKVIEGQINLRDAVRGTISYTNEAGKIYQLKPDPAVLVCRVRGMHLPEKHVLWQGEPIPGGLFDFALYFFHNYQALLAKGSGPYFYLPKMQSYKEAQWWSEVFSFAEDSVGLPRGTIKATVLIETLPAVFQMDEILYHLREHIVGLNCGRWDYIFSYIKTLKNYPDRVLPDRQVMTMEQPFLNAYSRLLIKTCHRRGAFAMGGMAAFIPSKDPQRNEWVLNKVIKDKELEASNGHDGTWIAHPGLADTAMAVFNQALGARANQLEVTREQDAPIFAEQLLAAGTGPRTEEGMRANIRVAVQYIEAWISGNGCVPIYGLMEDAATAEISRTSIWQWIHHGKSLDDGQQVTKTLFRQMLAEEIQVIQQELGEERFSAGRFQEAAALMEKITTQDELIDFLTLPGYALLA; from the coding sequence ATGACACAACAGATAACACGCAGTTCACTCGACTTTACGCTGCCATCTTCACAGCAGACTGCCAGTGTTTTGACTGAACAGGCAGTAGACTTTTTATCCGATCTGGTGAGCCAATTCACACACAAACGCAACCAGCTGCTCGCCGAAAGAAAGGTAATTCAAGCTGGTATCGACCAAGGTGTATTGCCTGATTTTATTTCGGAAACTAATTCCATTCGTGATACCAATTGGCAGATCCAAAATATTCCTGACGACCTGCGCGATCGTCGAGTAGAGATCACTGGACCGGTTGAACGAAAAATGGTGATTAATGCGTTGAATGCCAATGTAAAAGTTTTTATGGCTGACTTTGAGGACTCATTGGCACCGGATTGGAAAAAAGTGATTGAAGGCCAAATTAATCTGCGCGATGCCGTGCGCGGAACCATCAGCTACACCAATGAAGCAGGCAAGATTTATCAACTTAAGCCCGATCCCGCTGTTTTGGTCTGTCGTGTAAGAGGAATGCATCTGCCTGAAAAGCATGTCCTGTGGCAAGGAGAACCCATCCCCGGTGGCCTGTTTGATTTTGCCTTGTACTTCTTCCACAACTATCAGGCGCTATTGGCCAAGGGGAGCGGCCCCTATTTTTATCTGCCGAAAATGCAGTCCTACAAAGAAGCGCAATGGTGGAGCGAAGTATTCAGTTTTGCCGAGGATAGCGTCGGCCTGCCGCGCGGTACTATCAAAGCCACCGTGCTGATCGAAACCCTGCCCGCGGTGTTCCAGATGGATGAGATCCTCTACCACCTTCGCGAACATATTGTTGGGCTTAACTGCGGGCGCTGGGACTATATATTCAGTTATATCAAGACACTGAAAAACTATCCTGATCGCGTGTTGCCTGATCGCCAAGTAATGACCATGGAACAACCGTTCCTGAATGCCTACTCGCGTTTATTAATAAAAACCTGTCACCGACGCGGCGCTTTTGCGATGGGTGGAATGGCGGCATTTATCCCAAGCAAAGACCCGCAGCGTAATGAGTGGGTGCTCAATAAAGTCATTAAAGATAAAGAGTTGGAAGCCAGCAACGGGCATGACGGTACCTGGATTGCGCATCCTGGCCTCGCTGATACCGCGATGGCGGTATTTAATCAGGCATTGGGCGCGCGTGCTAATCAACTCGAAGTCACACGTGAGCAGGATGCTCCCATTTTTGCCGAACAGCTGCTTGCGGCTGGCACCGGCCCGCGCACTGAAGAGGGTATGCGCGCCAATATTCGCGTAGCCGTGCAGTACATCGAGGCGTGGATCTCTGGCAACGGTTGCGTTCCGATTTATGGACTGATGGAAGATGCCGCTACTGCTGAAATCTCAAGGACTTCTATCTGGCAATGGATCCATCACGGTAAATCCTTGGACGACGGCCAGCAGGTTACCAAAACCCTGTTTCGCCAGATGTTGGCAGAAGAGATACAGGTGATCCAGCAAGAGCTGGGAGAAGAACGTTTTAGCGCCGGGCGTTTTCAGGAAGCGGCTGCGCTAATGGAAAAGATCACGACACAAGATGAATTAATCGACTTTCTTACGCTGCCGGGCTACGCGCTGCTGGCTTGA
- the metA gene encoding homoserine O-succinyltransferase has product MPIRVPDELPAVNFLRNENVFVMTSSRAKTQEIRPLKVLILNLMPKKIETENQFLRLLSNSPLQIDVQLLRIDSRESKNTPAEHLNNFYCDFEDIQHDNYDGLIVTGAPLGLVDFCDVAYWPQIERIVHWAKEHVTSTLFVCWAVQAALNVLYGMPKMTRETKISGVFSHQTLQPLALLTRGFDESFLAPHSRYADFPIEELRKYSDLDILAESEDAGAYLFATKDKRMAFVTGHPEYDAGTLAGEYLRDLAAGLSPDMPNNYFPKDDPELAPKASWRSHGHLLFTNWLNYYVYQITPFDLRHMNPTLE; this is encoded by the coding sequence ATGCCAATTCGGGTCCCAGATGAGTTACCAGCCGTGAACTTTTTGCGCAATGAAAACGTATTTGTGATGACGTCTTCGCGTGCAAAAACTCAAGAAATCCGTCCACTCAAGGTGCTGATACTCAATTTGATGCCGAAGAAGATCGAGACGGAGAACCAGTTCCTGCGTCTGCTTTCTAATTCCCCATTGCAGATAGACGTGCAACTATTGCGTATCGACAGCCGTGAGTCAAAAAACACGCCTGCCGAGCATTTGAATAACTTTTACTGCGATTTTGAAGACATCCAGCATGATAACTACGACGGACTTATTGTCACTGGTGCTCCGCTGGGTCTGGTCGATTTCTGTGACGTTGCGTATTGGCCGCAGATAGAACGTATCGTGCATTGGGCAAAAGAGCATGTAACTTCAACGCTGTTTGTTTGCTGGGCGGTGCAGGCTGCATTGAACGTGCTTTACGGCATGCCAAAAATGACCCGTGAGACCAAGATCTCAGGCGTTTTTTCGCATCAAACCTTGCAGCCACTGGCATTGCTGACTCGTGGTTTTGACGAATCATTCCTGGCACCTCATTCTCGCTATGCCGATTTCCCTATTGAGGAGCTGCGTAAGTACAGCGATTTGGATATTCTGGCTGAGTCAGAAGATGCCGGTGCCTATTTGTTTGCCACCAAAGACAAGCGTATGGCCTTTGTCACCGGTCATCCCGAATATGATGCCGGGACTTTGGCGGGCGAGTATCTGCGGGATTTGGCCGCTGGCCTGTCACCTGATATGCCAAACAATTATTTCCCAAAAGATGACCCAGAACTGGCGCCTAAAGCTAGCTGGCGCAGCCATGGGCACCTGTTGTTCACCAACTGGCTCAACTACTACGTTTACCAGATTACGCCATTCGACCTGCGCCATATGAACCCTACGCTGGAATGA